The following are encoded together in the Bicyclus anynana chromosome 2, ilBicAnyn1.1, whole genome shotgun sequence genome:
- the LOC112045621 gene encoding UDP-glycosyltransferase UGT5-like: MSSAIVVVCFVFITIVLLCDCAKILAVFPTPSISHQIVFRPLVLELVKRGHEVVVITTDPAFPKGQTPQNLTEIDVHDVSYNLWNSFITTEKGKANDAYSQINFIFKLLSAVFEEQLKSEHVKTLINDKKNRFDLVFFESCVRPALAFSHLYKVPVIEISSLGAIFGIFNTMGVPTQPLLFPTVTRQRIHNLSFREKISELYHQFSSERTYELLEDEENEMLKRHFGPNIPLLSELRNNVDMIFLNTHPIWDSNRPVSQNILYLGGMHQKPKKELPKDLKTYLDSSKNGVIYMSFGTNVRPSLLPPEKIKVFTTVFSQLPYDILWKWDKDEIPGRPQNVRISKWLPQSDLLRHPKIKLFITQGGLQSTDEALTAGVPLIGVPMLGDQWFNVEKYVIHNIGMKLGIETLTDEILKNAIENVIGNTSYRENVVKLRNIMHDQQQPSLDRAVWWTEYLLRHGSGKHLRSAAANVPWTEYYALDLILPITLIAIAAFIAAITAIHYTVLKLKSLRVKVKVN, from the exons ATGTCGTCTGCGATAgttgttgtttgttttgtatttataactATTGTACTGTTGTGTGATTGTGCAAAAATATTAGCTGTTTTTCCAACGCCATCTATAAGTCATCAGATAGTTTTTCGCCCGCTTGTGCTTGAACTAGTTAAACGCGGTCATGAAGTTGTAGTTATAACTACTGATCCAGCGTTCCCAAAAGGCCAAACGCCTCAGAATCTAACAGAAATTGATGTACATGACGTATCTTACAATCTTTGGAATTCATTCATAACTACTGAGAAAGGCAAAGCCAACGATGCATACTcacaaataaactttatttttaaattattatcagcgGTTTTTGAAGAGCAACTGAAATCTGAACATGTTaaaacattaatcaatgataAAAAGAATAGATTTGACCTTGTGTTTTTTGAATCATGCGTCAGGCCAGCTTTggcattttcacatttatataaagTACCAGTAATAGAAATCAGTTCTCTCGGAGCGATATTCGGTATTTTTAATACGATGGGTGTTCCAACGCAACCACTTTTATTTCCCACAGTAACTCGCCAAAGAATTCATAACTTATCATTTCGAGAGAAAATATCGGAGCTGTACCATCAATTTTCATCTGAAAGAACTTATGAACTGTTAGAAGACGAGGaaaatgaaatgttaaaaaGACATTTTGGTCCTAATATTCCTTTGCTGAGTGAATTAAGAAATAATGTtgatatgatatttttaaatacacatcCAATATGGGACTCCAATCGACCTGtttcacaaaatattttgtatttaggaGGAATGCATCAGAAACCTAAAAAGGAATTACCGAAG GATCTCAAAACATACCTTGACTCATCTAAAAATGGAGTGATTTACATGAGTTTTGGTACTAACGTAAGACCGTCACTTCTTCCAccagaaaaaattaaagtatttacaACTGTATTTTCTCAACTGCCCTACGATATTTTGTGGAAATGGGACAAGGATGAAATTCCAGGACGACCCCAAAATGTTAGAATTTCCAAATGGCTTCCACAGTCTGATTTACTAa GACATCCCAAAATCAAGTTATTTATAACCCAAGGGGGTCTGCAATCAACAGATGAAGCCTTAACAGCGGGAGTGCCTCTCATCGGTGTACCGATGTTGGGAGATCAATGGTTTAATGTAGAGAAATATGTTATTCACAACATTGGAATGAAACTTGGAATTGAAACGCTTACAgatgaaatattgaaaaacgcTATAGAAAATGTTATTGGAAATACGAG CTACAGGGAAAACGTCGTAAAACTGCGGAACATTATGCACGATCAGCAACAACCATCGTTGGACAGAGCTGTGTGGTGGACGGAGTATCTGCTGCGACACGGAAGCGGCAAGCACTTGCGCTCCGCCGCAGCTAATGTGCCCTGGACGGAATATTACGCGTTGGACCTAATTCTACCAATTACACTCATTGCTATAGCTGCTTTTATAGCGGCGATTACTGCTATACATTATACTGTATTGAAATTGAAATCCCTGCGAGTAaaagttaaagtaaattaa
- the LOC128198669 gene encoding UDP-glucosyltransferase 2-like: MSNVFFVLYFYITIQYSETANILAIFPTPSISHQVVFRPLMHELVKRGHRVTIITTDPAFNEKQRPANLTEIDVHDISYKIWQEYALTANGDDNNLEDKSVIFLSDLQSYLDKSTKGVVYMSFGSIIQTSLFSQEIIELFIDVFSKLPYNVLIKWDSELPGCPDNVKVGKWFPQTDLLRHKNVKLFITHVGYQSMSESIDAGIPIVGIPMAADEWYNMELCLKHGIGIKLDFKYLTKENIKGAINTVIGNECYRDNIIRLRNLIHDQPQSPLDLAVWWTEYVLRHGGATHLRSAAAHMRWTEYYEINLILCLLLLILIFTFSIIYSVKLFVNKLVSGQFISTNCTPNTATQRCDREKMQ; the protein is encoded by the exons ATGTCAAATGTATTTTTCgttctttatttttacattacaatacaatatagtGAAACTGCAAATATATTGGCAATATTTCCAACGCCTTCAATAAGCCATCAAGTAGTATTTCGACCTCTTATGCACGAACTAGTAAAACGTGGTCATAGAGTCACAATAATTACAACAGATCCAGCTTTTAATGAAAAACAGAGACCCGCGAATCTCACAGAGATTGACGTTCATgatatttcatataaaatatgGCAAGAATACGCGTTAACAGCTAACGGAGATGACAACAATCTGGAAGATAAATCAGTTATATTCTTATCA GATCTGCAGTCGTATCTAGATAAGTCTACCAAAGGTGTTGTATATATGAGTTTTGGTAGTATAATCCAGACATCATTGTTTTCTCAAGAAATAATTGAATTGTTTATTGATGTTTTTTCTAAGCTTCcatataatgttttaataaagtGGGACAGTGAACTACCAGGATGCCCTGACAATGTCAAAGTTGGGAAATGGTTTCCTCAAACTGATTTGTTGA GGCACAAAAatgtcaaattatttattactcatgtAGGATATCAGTCAATGAGTGAATCTATAGATGCGGGCATTCCAATTGTCGGTATTCCAATGGCAGCAGATGAATGGTATAATATGGAATTATGTTTAAAACATGGAATAGGAATTAAACTAGACTTCAAATATCTgactaaagaaaatataaaaggtGCAATTAACACAGTAATTGGAAATGAAtg cTATCGTGACAATATTATAAGGCTTCGTAACTTAATCCACGATCAACCCCAGTCTCCTTTAGATCTTGCCGTGTGGTGGACGGAGTATGTGTTGAGGCATGGTGGAGCGACGCATTTGCGATCTGCAGCTGCACATATGCGCTGGACGGAatactatgaaataaatttaatattgtgttTGCTCTTACTGATTTTGATCTTcactttttcaataatttattctgTTAAGTTATTTGTAAATAAGCTTGTTAGTGGACAATTCATATCTACAAACTGTACGCCCAATACTGCGACGCAACGCTGTGATCGAGAGAAAATGCAataa
- the LOC112045616 gene encoding UDP-glucosyltransferase 2-like, producing MGTNKGIYFLLIVLMLSGIHGARILAYFPTPSISHQLVFRPLTQALAARGHEVIVVTTDPVFPKGQTPANLTEIDVHDISYEIWGSLYKYHRGNKRELLVQVKAFFEVFTNVFYRQAQTTEVKELLNKDRKYFDLLLLEACNRGLMGFSHIYDAPVITISSFGAVPAQYHTMGAPVHPILYPTAGRQRLYKLSLLEKCIEMLGYYLFDFLVSDSNAYEHKIMKSIFGEDVPTFPELKNNVELLFLNEHPIWADNHPVPPSIQYIGGIHETKYKDLPADLKKYLDSSKNGVIYVSFGTNVLPSLLPPEKIEIMAKVLSQLPYDILWKYDKDVLPIQSKNINISKWFPQPDLLRHPKIKLFITQGGLQSTDEAINSEVPMLGIPMLIDQWYNVEKYVHHNIGLQLDIMTLTEEEFKQSIEKIINDESYKKNITRLKTLMREHPLKPLDNAVWWTEHIIKYGGNHLKSPAADMSWTEYYEVELVLILFAILITILTVLGWIMKSVLKFMYNIYRTNIKLKIY from the exons atGGGCACAAAtaaaggtatatatttcttGCTTATTGTGTTAATGTTAAGTGGAATACATGGAGCAAGGATATTAGCGTATTTTCCTACGCCGTCTATAAGCCATCAATTGGTATTTCGACCCCTCACACAAGCATTGGCAGCGCGAGGTCATGAAGTGATTGTAGTCACTACGGATCCAGTGTTTCCGAAAGGGCAAACACCAGCCAATTTAACGGAAATCGACGTTCATGATATATCCTATGAAATTTGGGGAAGCCTCTACAAATACCATAGAGGAAATAAACGAGAACTTTTGGTGCAAGTGAAAGCTTTCTTCGAAGTGTTTACAAACGTATTTTACCGTCAAGCACAGACAACGGAAGTGAAGGAACTTTTAAATAAGGACAGAAAATATTTCGACTTACTGTTACTTGAGGCATGCAATCGGGGACTTATGGGATTTTCGCACATCTATGATGCTCCAGTTATTACCATTAGTTCATTTGGGGCCGTCCCAGCCCAATATCATACTATGGGCGCTCCAGTACATCCGATATTGTATCCAACGGCTGGAAGACAGAGATTATATAAACTCTCTCTATTGGAAAAGTGTATTGAAATGTTAGGGTACTACTTATTTGATTTCTTAGTATCTGACTCTAATGCATATgaacataaaataatgaaaagtatttttggtGAAGATGTTCCAACATTCccagaattaaaaaataacgttGAACTACTGTTTTTAAACGAACATCCAATATGGGCAGATAATCACCCGGTGCCACCTAGTATTCAATATATTGGCGGTATACATGAAACCAAGTACAAGGATCTACCTGCA GATCTCAAAAAATATCTAGATTCATCTAAGAATGGAGtaatttatgttagttttggtACCAATGTTTTGCCTTCACTGCTTCCCCCTGAGAAGATAGAGATAATGGCAAAAGTTTTGTCTCAATTGCCATATGATATTTTGTGGAAATATGATAAGGATGTTTTACCAATACAGTcgaaaaatatcaatatatctAAATGGTTTCCTCAGCCAGATCTCTTGA GACACCCTAAAATCAAATTGTTCATAACACAAGGAGGTCTACAATCAACCGATGAAGCTATAAATTCTGAAGTGCCGATGTTAGGTATTCCCATGTTGATTGACCAATGGTATAACGTTGAGAAATATGTCCATCATAATATTGGATTGCAACTGGATATAATGACACTGACAGAAGAAGAATTCAAGCAAAgcattgaaaaaattataaatgatgaAAG TTACAAGAAAAATATCACTAGACTAAAGACACTTATGAGAGAACATCCGTTAAAGCCTTTAGATAATGCTGTTTGGTGGACAGAACATATAATTAAATACGGAGGAAATCATTTAAAATCACCAGCTGCTGACATGTCCTGGACAGAGTATTATGAGGTGGAACTTGTATTAATTCTTTTtgcaattttaataacaatattgaCTGTATTAGGCTGGATTATGAAGTCAGTTTTgaaatttatgtataatatatacagaactaatattaagttaaaaatttattga
- the LOC112045615 gene encoding UDP-glucosyltransferase 2-like — MAITRCILFYVIVFIITGIDSARILAYFPTPSISHQIVFRQLTHALVARGHEVTVVTPDPFFPKGKSPANLTEIDVHDVSYEIWEDLLQLHRGNKQDILLQVRSLFEKFSTILDAQLQTPEVRAIFKKDRKHYDLLILEACNRAVLGFSHIFDGPVITISSFGAVPMQYGIMGAPVHPLLYPTAGRQRLYNLSFVERAVELIGYYVFDFLILDTDHYDYKIMQKNFGNNVPTYFELSNNIQLMFLNEHPFWADNHPVPPSVVYIGGIHEIKEKGLPTDIKKFLDSSKHGVIYVSFGTNVLPSLLPPEKIKIMAKVLSNLPYDVLWKYDKDVLPGSSKNIKISKWFPQPDILKHPKVKLFITQGGLQSTDEAIDAAVPVIGIPMLVDQWYNVEKYVYHNIGLQLDITTLTETEFKQSVETVINDKSFKRNITRLRTILREYPIKPLDLAVWWTEHIINHGGNHLRAPAANMSTLEYYEVKLVLIIVTIFMSIIILLGWLIKSSFKLMYYLYKSNIKIKMH, encoded by the exons ATGGCTATTACCAGgtgtatattattttacgtaatagTGTTTATAATAACGGGAATCGATAGTGCCAGGATACTAGCTTACTTTCCGACTCCATCGATAAGCCACCAGATTGTGTTTCGCCAACTCACACATGCATTGGTAGCACGTGGCCACGAAGTGACCGTAGTGACACCCGACCCATTCTTTCCGAAGGGAAAGTCTCCTGCCAATTTGACAGAAATCGACGTCCACGATGTCTCATATGAAATATGGGAAGACCTGCTCCAACTACACAGAGGAAACAAACAAGATATTCTGTTACAAGTGAGATCACTTTTCGAAAAATTTTCTACCATTTTAGATGCGCAACTGCAAACGCCAGAAGTGAGAGCAATATTCAAAAAGGATAGAAAACATTACGACTTGTTGATACTAGAGGCATGCAATCGGGCAGTTTTGGGATTTTCCCATATATTCGATGGTCCAGTTATAACTATCAGCTCTTTTGGAGCAGTTCCGATGCAGTATGGTATAATGGGTGCTCCTGTACATCCATTATTATACCCCACAGCTGGGAGACAGAGACTATATAACCTTTCTTTTGTCGAAAGAGCAGTTGAACTTATCGGTTACTATGTatttgactttttaattttgGATACTGACcattatgattataaaataatgcagAAAAACTTTGGTAACAATGTACCAACGTACTTTGAATTGTCAAACAATATTCAACTGATGTTTTTGAATGAACATCCATTCTGGGCTGATAACCACCCTGTACCTCCAAGCGTTGTTTACATTGGCGGCAtacatgaaataaaagaaaagggACTACCTACG GACATCAAAAAATTTTTAGACTCTTCCAAGCATGGTGTAATTTATGTAAGTTTTGGTACCAATGTCCTACCGTCATTGCTTCCtccagaaaaaattaaaattatggcAAAAGTTTTATCTAATCTACCTTATGACGTCCTGTGGAAATATGACAAGGATGTTTTGCCTGGATCgtcaaaaaacataaaaatatcaaaGTGGTTTCCTCAACCAGATATATTAA AACATCCAAAAGTCAAGTTATTCATAACTCAAGGAGGTTTACAATCAACTGATGAAGCTATAGATGCTGCAGTGCCCGTAATCGGTATACCAATGCTGGTAGACCAATGGTACAATGTTGAGAAATACGTATATCATAATATTGGATTACAATTGGATATAACGACTTTGACCGAAACAGAATTCAAACAATCCGTCGAAacagtaataaatgataaaag cttCAAACGTAACATAACAAGACTTAGGACAATTTTGAGAGAGTATCCCATCAAACCCCTTGATCTGGCGGTGTGGTGGACAGAACATATTATTAACCATGGCGGAAATCATCTTAGGGCACCTGCAGCTAACATGTCGACGTTGGAATACTACGAAGTAAAACTAGTCCTTATCATAGTAACTATTTTTATGTCTATCATTATTTTACTAGGTTGGCTTATTAAATCTAGCTTTAAATTGATGTATTACTTATATAaatcaaacattaaaataaagatgCATTAA